From the genome of Geminocystis herdmanii PCC 6308, one region includes:
- a CDS encoding (2Fe-2S) ferredoxin domain-containing protein yields the protein MLTESVTKLGLSHIKRHVFLCCDQAKPKCCSKEDSMKSWQYLKKRLKELNLDHPTSDNPYGVFRTKADCLRVCIEGPILLVYPDGTWYRNATPETIEKIIQEHLIGNKIVTEYLFHQHPLPLSETEDTSG from the coding sequence ATGTTAACAGAATCAGTGACAAAACTGGGATTATCCCACATTAAACGTCATGTTTTTCTTTGTTGTGATCAAGCTAAACCAAAATGTTGCAGTAAAGAAGATAGTATGAAGTCATGGCAATATCTAAAAAAAAGGTTGAAAGAACTGAATTTAGATCATCCTACCTCCGATAATCCTTATGGTGTATTTCGCACTAAAGCTGATTGTTTAAGGGTATGTATAGAAGGACCGATACTATTAGTCTATCCTGATGGTACATGGTATCGTAACGCAACTCCAGAGACGATCGAAAAAATTATTCAAGAACATCTAATAGGCAATAAAATAGTAACAGAATATTTATTTCATCAACATCCATTACCTTTGTCAGAAACAGAGGATACATCTGGTTAA
- a CDS encoding response regulator transcription factor, producing the protein MKDTTPHKLLLIDDDPNLILLVKDYLEFNGYEILTASQGMEAMKILEKQTPDLIICDVMMPEMDGYTFVEEVRKNSNFDSLPIIFLSAKGQSKERIKGLTKGADVYMVKPFEPDELVAQVESILNYSLRLMGTCHRKPDNSQKIQVPKSVELTATETKVVDLVAQGFSNRDISVALGISQRTVESHVSNMLNKTGLHNRTELSRWVMENELV; encoded by the coding sequence ATGAAAGATACTACCCCGCACAAACTATTATTAATAGATGATGATCCCAACTTAATTTTATTAGTAAAAGACTATTTAGAATTTAATGGTTATGAAATTTTAACCGCCAGTCAGGGAATGGAAGCAATGAAAATACTGGAAAAACAAACCCCTGATTTAATTATCTGTGATGTGATGATGCCAGAAATGGATGGTTATACTTTTGTGGAAGAAGTAAGAAAAAATAGTAATTTTGATTCGTTGCCCATCATCTTTTTATCAGCAAAAGGACAAAGTAAAGAAAGAATCAAAGGTTTAACTAAAGGTGCAGATGTTTATATGGTAAAACCTTTTGAACCTGATGAGTTAGTGGCACAAGTTGAATCAATTTTAAATTATAGTCTCCGTTTAATGGGGACTTGCCATCGAAAACCTGATAATTCACAAAAAATACAAGTTCCTAAAAGTGTCGAATTGACTGCCACAGAAACAAAAGTTGTTGACTTAGTCGCCCAAGGATTCTCCAATCGAGATATTTCCGTAGCGTTAGGTATTAGTCAAAGAACCGTAGAAAGTCATGTTTCTAATATGTTAAATAAAACAGGTTTACATAATCGTACCGAATTATCTCGCTGGGTAATGGAAAATGAGCTAGTGTGA
- a CDS encoding RNA polymerase sigma factor, RpoD/SigA family, whose protein sequence is MSKFYFQPLHDRHSLSSHTQSLYPSHDSPTLNVSSQNQNVNSRDLMRLYLRDIGRIRLLSKEEEITLARQVQTAQSLHKIKEQNDSIPEIKEYILVMSSYDSLAGHHSQAPTSENLAKTLKISPSKLDKIILHGKQKWASLANLTPKELDKILADGVKAKQMMIKANLRLVVSIAKKYQNRGLELLDLIQEGTLGLEKAVEKFDYTKGYHFSTYSYWWIRQGMTRAIATQGRTIRIPIHITERLNLLKKVQRQLSQTLGRMATIEEIAKKMEMTAPQLRQFLNQIPRSISLEMKVGEDYNTELVELIEAQSDTPEENLLRVSMQQDLHLMMERLNDRERQILRLRFGFENGKMYSLSDTATMMNLSRERVRQIQAKAIQKLREPDQEKQLRDYLEVLNT, encoded by the coding sequence ATGTCAAAGTTTTATTTTCAACCATTACACGATCGTCATTCCCTATCATCCCATACCCAGTCTCTTTATCCTTCCCATGACTCGCCGACTCTAAACGTCTCCTCTCAAAATCAAAATGTAAATTCTCGTGACTTAATGCGCCTGTATCTTCGTGATATTGGGCGCATTCGTTTATTAAGCAAAGAAGAAGAAATAACTTTAGCCCGACAAGTACAAACGGCTCAATCTCTCCATAAAATTAAAGAGCAAAATGATTCTATTCCTGAAATTAAAGAATATATTCTTGTGATGTCTTCCTATGATTCTTTAGCAGGGCATCATTCTCAAGCACCTACCTCAGAAAATTTAGCCAAAACTTTAAAGATTTCTCCCTCAAAATTAGATAAAATTATCCTTCACGGTAAACAAAAATGGGCTAGTTTGGCAAATTTAACCCCCAAAGAATTAGACAAAATCTTAGCTGATGGCGTTAAGGCGAAACAAATGATGATTAAAGCTAATTTGCGCCTAGTGGTTTCCATCGCTAAAAAATATCAAAATAGGGGTTTAGAATTATTAGATTTAATTCAAGAGGGTACTTTAGGATTAGAAAAAGCCGTAGAAAAATTTGATTATACTAAAGGTTATCATTTTAGCACTTATTCTTATTGGTGGATTCGTCAAGGAATGACAAGGGCCATCGCAACTCAAGGAAGAACTATTCGCATTCCTATTCATATTACAGAAAGATTGAATTTACTCAAAAAGGTTCAAAGACAACTATCTCAAACATTAGGGCGCATGGCAACCATAGAGGAAATTGCCAAAAAAATGGAGATGACAGCACCTCAATTACGACAATTTTTAAATCAAATCCCTCGATCGATCTCTTTAGAGATGAAAGTAGGAGAAGATTATAATACCGAATTAGTGGAATTAATCGAGGCTCAATCCGATACCCCCGAAGAAAACCTATTGCGAGTTTCCATGCAACAGGATTTACACTTAATGATGGAACGTTTGAACGATCGAGAGCGACAAATTTTAAGGTTACGCTTTGGTTTTGAAAACGGGAAAATGTACTCTTTAAGCGACACCGCCACCATGATGAATTTATCCAGAGAAAGAGTAAGACAAATTCAAGCAAAAGCAATTCAAAAATTAAGAGAGCCAGATCAAGAAAAACAGTTACGGGATTATTTAGAAGTCCTCAACACCTAG
- a CDS encoding DNA-directed RNA polymerase subunit omega, giving the protein MLKKNNFDSSQIMFRSDELMNAASNRYKITVAVAKRAKQRRKEDFENIEEVMKPVLRAIIEMSDEITQPEIISDD; this is encoded by the coding sequence ATGCTTAAGAAAAATAACTTTGATTCCAGTCAAATAATGTTTCGTAGTGATGAATTAATGAATGCGGCATCTAATCGTTATAAAATTACTGTAGCCGTTGCTAAAAGGGCGAAACAACGCAGAAAAGAAGACTTTGAAAATATAGAAGAAGTGATGAAACCTGTGCTTAGAGCTATTATAGAAATGTCTGATGAAATTACCCAACCTGAAATTATCAGTGATGACTAA
- a CDS encoding ABC transporter ATP-binding protein: MATVTLENIARSFNQVKVISDITFQVPDGEFWVLVGPSGCGKSTILRSIAGLDEITEGNLYFDRTLMNTIPARERDVAMVFQNYALYPHLTVAQNLSFGLKMRGINKSVITEKVEFVSQILDINHLLHRKPKDLSGGQQQRVALGRAIIRQPKVFLLDEPLSNLDAQLRDQTRTELKKLHNKVGITTIYVTHDQVEAMTLGDRIVVLDQGKIQQIGTPAQIYDNPVNRMVATFLGTPAMNIIPVTYHDGALWINQQQSLPLTPYWKEKIPPHNGQGWDLGIRPEYINVSIESDSSDNGIIAQIEVIEPLGKEILVGATIVDSEININLQLPMKWKGERFDRFKIEFSLDHSYIFEPISGNRI, from the coding sequence ATGGCGACAGTAACTTTAGAAAATATTGCCCGTAGTTTTAATCAAGTCAAGGTTATTTCTGATATTACTTTTCAAGTACCCGATGGAGAGTTTTGGGTATTAGTCGGTCCTTCTGGTTGTGGTAAATCAACTATATTAAGATCGATCGCTGGTTTAGATGAAATTACAGAAGGAAATTTATATTTCGATCGAACTTTAATGAATACCATCCCCGCCAGAGAAAGAGACGTGGCAATGGTTTTTCAAAATTATGCCTTATATCCTCATCTTACCGTTGCTCAAAATCTTAGTTTTGGTTTAAAAATGCGAGGGATAAACAAATCAGTCATTACCGAAAAAGTTGAATTTGTCTCTCAAATATTAGATATTAACCACTTATTACATCGTAAACCCAAAGACTTATCAGGAGGGCAACAACAAAGAGTTGCATTAGGTAGAGCAATTATTCGACAACCAAAAGTATTTTTATTGGATGAGCCTTTATCTAATTTAGATGCTCAATTACGGGATCAAACACGCACAGAATTAAAAAAACTTCATAATAAGGTTGGTATTACTACGATTTATGTTACCCATGATCAAGTAGAAGCCATGACTTTGGGCGATCGAATTGTCGTTTTAGATCAAGGTAAAATACAGCAAATTGGCACACCTGCACAAATATACGATAATCCAGTTAATCGTATGGTGGCTACTTTTTTAGGTACACCCGCCATGAATATTATTCCCGTTACCTATCATGATGGGGCATTGTGGATTAATCAACAGCAATCCCTCCCTTTAACTCCCTATTGGAAAGAAAAAATACCTCCCCATAATGGGCAAGGTTGGGATTTAGGCATTCGCCCTGAATATATCAATGTTTCGATCGAATCCGATTCATCAGATAATGGTATTATCGCCCAAATAGAAGTAATTGAGCCTTTAGGAAAAGAAATTTTAGTCGGTGCAACTATTGTTGACTCTGAGATAAATATTAATCTACAGTTACCGATGAAATGGAAAGGTGAAAGGTTCGATCGATTTAAAATAGAATTTAGTTTAGATCATAGCTACATTTTTGAGCCTATTTCTGGTAACAGAATTTAA
- the psbV gene encoding photosystem II cytochrome c-550: protein MLKKVFLILVAGVIFAWQSFAPNANALSLSDEIRTVPLNEDGTSVTLSNKEAQLGSKLFIDNCAQCHLQGKTKTNPNVGLSKESLANALPPRDNLLGLVDYIKNPTSYDGEEDISLFHLSTERPDLWPEIRNYTNEDIKAVAGYILIQTNADPKWGKRSLIEP from the coding sequence ATGTTGAAAAAAGTTTTTTTAATATTAGTAGCTGGAGTAATTTTTGCATGGCAGTCTTTTGCCCCAAATGCAAATGCTCTAAGTTTAAGTGATGAAATTCGTACAGTGCCTTTAAATGAAGATGGAACTTCTGTTACTTTATCCAATAAAGAAGCACAACTAGGATCAAAATTGTTTATTGATAACTGTGCGCAGTGTCACCTTCAAGGAAAAACCAAAACTAACCCTAACGTTGGTTTAAGTAAAGAGAGTTTAGCTAATGCGCTTCCTCCCAGAGACAATTTATTGGGTTTAGTAGATTATATTAAAAACCCTACCAGTTATGATGGTGAAGAAGATATTTCTTTATTCCATTTAAGCACCGAGCGCCCTGATCTTTGGCCTGAAATTCGTAATTATACTAATGAAGATATTAAAGCTGTTGCTGGTTATATCTTAATCCAAACTAATGCCGATCCTAAATGGGGTAAACGCTCTCTCATCGAACCGTAG
- a CDS encoding cyclic nucleotide-binding domain-containing protein: protein MLEISDVIDLFFNHLKTHDFSAGEVIFKEGEKGDKMFALMKGQVELWKDGKVLETIHEHDVFGEGALVQLEHDRCTTAIALTDCKLAELNKERFLFLLQETPLFALEIVRSLSSRLRKLKQKM from the coding sequence ATGTTAGAAATTAGTGATGTCATTGATTTATTCTTTAATCATCTCAAAACCCATGACTTTTCCGCAGGAGAAGTCATTTTTAAAGAAGGAGAAAAAGGAGATAAAATGTTCGCATTGATGAAAGGTCAAGTAGAATTATGGAAAGATGGCAAGGTTTTAGAGACAATTCATGAGCATGATGTTTTTGGAGAAGGAGCTTTAGTGCAGTTAGAACATGACAGATGTACAACTGCGATCGCCCTTACTGATTGTAAATTGGCAGAATTAAATAAAGAAAGATTTTTATTCTTATTACAAGAAACTCCTTTATTTGCTCTGGAAATTGTGAGAAGTTTATCGAGCCGTTTACGCAAATTAAAGCAGAAAATGTAA
- a CDS encoding acetate/propionate family kinase, with amino-acid sequence MKILVLNAGSSSQKSCLYDINSLENIISPPSPLWEAIIDWTVSSNYGLLKAEAKGNKITLELPISNRQTAIKTMLDTMREGKTKVLNDLSDINVVGHRVVHGGSKYSQAILITEEVKATIRELIPLAPNHNPAHLEGIESIEKINQEIPQVAVFDTAFHRTIPDYGKIYPIPYEYYEQGIQRYGFHGISHEYVAQRTAEILDHEVALHDRTLDSLRLITCHLGNGCSITAIKDGISVNTSMGFTPLEGVMMGSRSGSIDPAIVTYFMREYDYDNRVIDEILNKKSGLLGISGISGDLRTVLKAMEEGDIKGKLAVEMYINRIQEVISSMLPCLGGLDGLVFTAGVGENSAFIREKICDKLGFLGLKLDTEKNNQFCLDKNIATDDSAVKILVVHTQEDWSIARQCYHLIR; translated from the coding sequence ATGAAAATCTTAGTTCTTAATGCTGGTTCAAGTAGTCAAAAAAGTTGTTTATATGATATTAATTCCCTTGAAAATATCATTTCTCCTCCTTCTCCTCTTTGGGAGGCAATCATTGATTGGACTGTTAGTAGTAATTATGGACTGTTAAAAGCAGAAGCTAAAGGCAATAAAATAACCCTTGAGTTACCCATAAGTAACCGTCAAACCGCTATTAAAACTATGTTAGATACCATGAGGGAGGGCAAAACTAAGGTTTTAAATGATTTGTCTGATATAAATGTAGTTGGTCATAGAGTAGTACATGGGGGAAGTAAATACTCTCAGGCAATTTTGATTACGGAGGAGGTTAAGGCAACGATTAGAGAATTAATACCTTTAGCACCTAATCATAATCCTGCTCATTTAGAAGGTATTGAAAGTATTGAGAAGATAAATCAAGAAATTCCTCAAGTAGCGGTGTTTGATACGGCTTTTCATCGCACTATCCCTGATTATGGCAAAATTTACCCTATTCCTTATGAATATTATGAACAAGGAATCCAACGTTATGGTTTTCATGGTATTTCCCATGAATATGTAGCCCAACGTACAGCAGAAATTCTCGATCACGAAGTGGCGCTGCACGATCGAACTTTAGATAGTCTTAGATTGATTACCTGTCATTTAGGTAACGGTTGTTCGATTACGGCGATAAAAGATGGTATCAGTGTTAATACCAGTATGGGTTTTACTCCCTTAGAAGGGGTGATGATGGGCAGTCGTAGCGGTTCGATCGATCCAGCTATTGTTACTTATTTTATGAGAGAATATGACTATGATAACAGGGTTATTGATGAAATTTTAAATAAAAAATCGGGATTATTGGGAATTTCAGGGATTTCTGGGGATTTGCGCACGGTATTAAAAGCGATGGAAGAAGGAGATATTAAAGGGAAGTTAGCGGTAGAAATGTATATTAATCGCATCCAAGAAGTGATTAGCAGTATGTTACCTTGTCTTGGGGGTTTAGATGGTTTAGTTTTTACCGCAGGAGTTGGGGAAAATTCGGCATTTATTCGAGAGAAAATTTGTGATAAATTGGGCTTTTTAGGGCTTAAATTAGATACTGAAAAAAATAATCAATTTTGTTTAGATAAAAACATCGCTACGGATGATTCGGCAGTTAAAATTTTGGTGGTACATACTCAAGAAGATTGGTCGATCGCCCGACAATGTTATCATTTAATAAGATAA
- a CDS encoding type II toxin-antitoxin system RelE/ParE family toxin codes for MQKAITIEQKNLSKNIPELVKQYEKTLKLLELNPHHPSLRLHRLKGKLQDLYSVSINISYRICLHLIITEKEIILVDIGSHNEVY; via the coding sequence ATACAAAAAGCTATAACAATAGAGCAAAAAAATTTATCAAAAAACATACCTGAATTAGTTAAACAATATGAAAAAACCTTAAAATTACTGGAATTAAATCCTCATCATCCGTCATTGAGATTACATAGATTAAAAGGCAAACTTCAAGATTTGTATTCAGTATCAATTAATATTTCTTACAGGATTTGTCTTCATTTAATCATTACGGAAAAAGAAATTATTTTGGTTGATATTGGCTCTCATAATGAAGTTTATTAG
- a CDS encoding histidine phosphatase family protein produces MTTRVIIVRHGQSSYNAQKMIQGRCNESVITEKGEKQANALGNALKTIEFDGLYCSPLQRAHKTAQIIQELNDHNPNLIIAEKLREINLPIWEKWKKEDVKREYPEEYRLWKEKPHELKMTVEGEDFYPVLDLYRQAQEFWQEIIPRHDNQTILITAHNGINRCLILTALGMSASYYHTIQQSNCCINVLNFTGNFGDAVQLESLNQTSHLGMPLPDFRPEQKQGLRLLLVRHGETEWNRMSRFQGVKDIPLNDNGRQQAQKAADFLKDITIDFAVTSPLLRPKETAEIILQNHPNISLTTKKDLEEISHGLWEGKLEKEIEAEYPGLLNEWKEKPETVQMPEGENLDQVWARAVNSWHEIIKENLEEGKMKTGLVTAHDAINKVIICYLLGLKPANFWNIKQGNGAVTVIDYPQGLDGMPICQAMNITSHLSDSVFDRTAAGAL; encoded by the coding sequence ATGACTACCCGTGTAATTATAGTTCGTCATGGTCAAAGTAGCTACAATGCGCAAAAAATGATTCAAGGACGTTGTAATGAGTCTGTGATTACGGAAAAAGGCGAAAAACAAGCCAATGCCCTCGGAAATGCCCTGAAAACGATCGAATTTGACGGATTATATTGTAGTCCCCTTCAAAGAGCACATAAAACTGCACAAATTATTCAAGAATTAAATGATCATAATCCTAATCTGATCATTGCCGAAAAATTAAGAGAAATCAATCTTCCTATCTGGGAAAAATGGAAAAAAGAAGACGTTAAAAGAGAATATCCCGAAGAATATCGTCTTTGGAAAGAAAAACCCCATGAGTTAAAGATGACAGTAGAAGGGGAAGACTTTTACCCCGTGTTGGATTTATACCGTCAGGCGCAGGAATTTTGGCAAGAAATCATCCCTCGCCATGATAACCAAACTATTTTAATTACTGCCCATAATGGTATTAACCGTTGTTTAATTTTAACTGCCTTGGGAATGTCAGCTAGTTATTATCACACGATTCAACAGTCTAATTGCTGTATTAATGTCCTTAATTTTACTGGCAATTTTGGCGATGCTGTACAGTTAGAATCCTTAAATCAAACATCTCATTTAGGGATGCCTTTACCAGATTTTCGCCCCGAACAAAAACAAGGTTTAAGATTATTGTTAGTACGTCATGGGGAAACTGAATGGAATAGAATGTCGAGATTTCAAGGAGTTAAAGATATTCCCCTCAATGATAACGGCAGACAACAGGCACAAAAAGCCGCCGATTTTCTCAAGGATATAACGATCGATTTTGCTGTAACAAGTCCATTATTACGCCCGAAAGAAACCGCCGAAATTATTTTACAAAATCATCCAAATATTAGTCTTACTACGAAAAAAGATTTAGAAGAAATATCTCACGGTTTATGGGAAGGGAAATTAGAAAAAGAAATTGAGGCAGAATATCCGGGTTTGTTAAATGAATGGAAAGAAAAACCTGAAACAGTGCAGATGCCTGAGGGGGAAAATTTAGATCAAGTTTGGGCAAGGGCAGTCAATTCTTGGCATGAAATCATTAAAGAAAACCTAGAAGAAGGCAAAATGAAGACTGGTTTAGTTACTGCCCATGATGCTATTAATAAGGTAATTATCTGTTATTTATTAGGTTTAAAACCTGCTAATTTTTGGAATATTAAACAAGGTAATGGAGCAGTAACGGTTATTGATTATCCTCAAGGCTTGGATGGTATGCCCATTTGTCAGGCGATGAATATTACTAGCCATTTAAGTGATAGTGTATTCGATCGAACCGCCGCTGGAGCGCTCTAA
- a CDS encoding DUF4335 domain-containing protein: MVINTSSFRRYTPPTCTLEIYHPHFWGNWGAKNFPPQFSFQLHFDDPRLPKSEKSIILGDRNLLEKLREKINEYISKYLESDSLEGESLTCALPLDNQEEFISISRDSAYRHRLFYQCFFPKEEILEVILTNTQLFDFVNALSAYHRDATKPIFDNGESMSSHIGLSITITALAFALGGAIWWRYERQMADTIPVDRTTEVIPSNVEDVIPPIPLDANTLPSIVAPEVPENLKNREPLLPPPSTITQPPQPENTNIANNSIENSNNNLAPSPQANLIIVPPPPAPAISNLPSPPPIDTTTPNIISLQPSPSAITPSFQPTQPLTPPSPPQYPTRLSTLPTLQSNSSEVATTATRPKPSNNLAPAINSLNSISPNVIENSPQFSQQISRLDSSLNDKKSAGIVSSDVKQYFQGKWQPPENLRQSIEYRLKFNQNGSLAKVTPVGQVAIVFLDRTGIPLLGEKITSSFSDQEQVTVRLILSPNGNVQTFHEAK, translated from the coding sequence ATGGTTATTAATACTTCTTCTTTTAGACGCTATACCCCCCCTACTTGTACTTTAGAAATTTATCATCCTCATTTTTGGGGTAATTGGGGTGCAAAAAATTTCCCCCCTCAGTTTAGCTTTCAACTTCATTTTGATGATCCTAGATTACCAAAAAGTGAAAAAAGTATTATATTGGGCGATCGAAATTTATTGGAAAAATTGAGAGAAAAAATTAACGAATATATTAGTAAATATTTAGAATCTGATAGTTTAGAAGGGGAATCTTTAACTTGTGCCTTGCCGTTGGATAATCAAGAAGAATTTATCTCTATCAGTAGAGATTCTGCCTATCGTCATCGCTTGTTTTATCAATGCTTTTTCCCCAAAGAAGAAATCTTAGAAGTAATTTTAACCAATACTCAATTATTTGATTTTGTTAACGCTCTTTCGGCTTATCATCGTGATGCTACAAAACCGATTTTCGATAACGGTGAATCCATGTCTAGTCACATCGGATTAAGTATTACCATTACCGCCTTAGCTTTTGCTTTGGGAGGTGCAATTTGGTGGCGTTATGAAAGACAGATGGCGGATACTATTCCAGTTGATCGAACTACAGAAGTTATTCCTTCTAATGTAGAAGATGTTATTCCACCTATTCCCCTTGATGCTAATACCCTACCTTCGATCGTAGCGCCTGAAGTACCAGAAAATCTCAAAAATAGAGAGCCTCTTTTGCCTCCTCCTTCTACCATTACTCAACCTCCCCAACCAGAAAATACTAATATTGCTAACAACAGTATCGAAAATTCTAATAATAATTTAGCACCTTCCCCCCAAGCTAATTTAATTATTGTACCTCCTCCTCCTGCACCAGCAATTTCTAACCTGCCTTCTCCTCCTCCCATAGACACCACAACCCCTAATATTATCTCCTTACAACCATCTCCTTCGGCGATTACTCCTTCTTTTCAACCAACTCAACCTTTAACTCCTCCTTCTCCTCCCCAATATCCCACCCGTCTTTCTACTTTACCCACTTTACAATCTAATAGCTCAGAGGTAGCTACAACAGCAACACGCCCTAAGCCGTCTAATAACTTAGCACCAGCTATCAACAGTTTAAATAGTATTTCCCCTAATGTTATCGAAAATAGTCCTCAATTTTCCCAGCAAATCAGTCGTTTAGATTCGTCTTTAAATGACAAAAAATCGGCGGGAATAGTATCTAGTGATGTCAAACAATATTTTCAGGGTAAATGGCAACCCCCCGAAAATCTTCGACAAAGCATTGAATATCGCTTAAAATTTAATCAAAACGGTTCTCTAGCTAAGGTTACGCCTGTGGGACAAGTGGCGATCGTGTTTCTCGATCGAACAGGAATACCATTATTAGGAGAAAAAATTACCTCGTCTTTTTCAGATCAAGAACAAGTAACGGTACGATTAATTTTAAGTCCTAATGGTAATGTGCAAACTTTTCACGAAGCAAAATAG
- the ureC gene encoding urease subunit alpha, with amino-acid sequence MSYFMDRRAYAETYGVTKGDRIRLADTELIIEVERDYTVYGDEVKFGGGKVIRDGMGQSGISRADGAVDTVITNALILDWWGIVKADVGIKDGKIFKIGKAGNPQIQPNVDIIIGAVTEVIAGEGMILTAGGIDTHIHFICPQQIETALASGITTMIGGGTGPATGTNATTCTPGEWHLYRMLESADAFAMNLGFLGKGNSSQPEGLIEQVKAGAMGLKLHEDWGTTPWSIDTCLTIADKYDVQVAIHTDTLNEAGFVEDTINAFKNRVIHTYHTEGAGGGHAPDIIKVCGQMNVLPSSTNPTRPYTMNTLEEHLDMLMVCHHLDRGIPEDVAFAESRIRRETIAAEDILHDLGAFSMIASDSQAMGRVGETIIRTWQTAHKMKVQRGHLIPPSPFNKGEIDFNTTNDNFRAKRYIAKYTINPAITHGIADHVGSIEQGKLADLVLWKPAFFGVKPELVIKGGMIAYAQMGDANASIPTPQPRHSQPMFGSFGGSITTTSLTFVSQASLELDIKGKLGLRKPTIAVKNTRNLSKADMKLNDYAPFMEVDAETYEVRADGQLLTCEPANILPMAQRYFLF; translated from the coding sequence ATGAGTTATTTTATGGATAGACGAGCCTATGCTGAAACCTATGGAGTGACAAAGGGCGATCGAATTAGACTAGCAGACACAGAATTAATTATTGAAGTAGAGAGAGATTACACCGTTTACGGCGATGAAGTAAAATTTGGTGGTGGTAAAGTAATTCGAGATGGTATGGGGCAATCAGGCATTTCAAGGGCAGATGGTGCAGTGGATACGGTGATTACTAACGCTTTAATTCTCGATTGGTGGGGTATTGTTAAAGCCGATGTGGGCATTAAAGACGGCAAAATTTTCAAAATTGGCAAAGCAGGAAACCCGCAAATTCAACCTAATGTGGATATTATCATCGGTGCAGTAACAGAAGTTATCGCAGGAGAGGGGATGATTTTAACCGCTGGAGGCATTGATACCCATATCCATTTTATCTGCCCTCAACAAATCGAAACCGCCCTTGCTTCTGGAATTACAACTATGATTGGTGGTGGTACAGGACCAGCTACAGGCACAAATGCCACAACTTGCACCCCCGGAGAGTGGCATCTCTATCGAATGTTAGAATCTGCTGACGCTTTTGCCATGAATTTGGGCTTTTTAGGTAAGGGTAACAGTAGCCAACCAGAGGGGTTAATTGAGCAAGTCAAGGCAGGTGCTATGGGGTTAAAACTCCATGAGGATTGGGGTACAACCCCTTGGAGTATCGACACTTGTTTAACTATTGCTGATAAATATGATGTGCAAGTAGCCATTCACACTGACACCCTTAACGAAGCGGGTTTTGTGGAAGACACCATCAATGCTTTTAAAAACAGGGTTATTCATACCTATCATACGGAAGGGGCTGGAGGTGGACACGCACCAGATATTATTAAGGTATGTGGGCAAATGAATGTTTTACCCTCCTCGACAAATCCCACTCGCCCTTATACTATGAATACCTTAGAAGAACACTTAGATATGTTGATGGTGTGTCATCATCTCGATCGAGGTATTCCCGAAGATGTGGCTTTTGCTGAGTCACGCATTCGCCGTGAAACCATCGCCGCCGAAGATATTTTGCACGATTTAGGCGCTTTTAGTATGATTGCTTCTGATTCCCAAGCTATGGGAAGGGTAGGAGAAACTATTATTCGTACTTGGCAAACTGCCCACAAAATGAAGGTACAAAGAGGACATTTGATCCCCCCCTCCCCCTTCAATAAGGGAGAGATTGATTTTAATACTACCAACGATAATTTTCGGGCAAAACGCTACATTGCCAAATATACCATTAACCCTGCTATAACCCATGGTATCGCTGATCATGTGGGTTCGATCGAACAAGGTAAATTAGCGGATTTAGTGTTGTGGAAACCTGCCTTTTTTGGGGTTAAACCAGAATTAGTAATTAAGGGAGGAATGATTGCCTATGCCCAAATGGGAGACGCTAACGCTAGTATTCCTACCCCTCAACCAAGGCACTCTCAACCAATGTTCGGGAGTTTTGGAGGTTCGATCACAACTACCAGTTTAACCTTTGTTTCTCAGGCTTCTTTGGAGTTAGATATTAAAGGTAAATTAGGCTTAAGAAAACCCACTATTGCCGTTAAAAATACCCGTAATTTGAGTAAAGCTGATATGAAGTTAAATGATTATGCACCTTTTATGGAAGTCGATGCAGAAACCTATGAAGTACGAGCCGATGGACAACTTTTAACCTGCGAACCTGCGAATATATTGCCTATGGCACAACGTTATTTCTTATTTTAA